CCCGCTAAGAATATTCGCCATGGATTGGATCACAATGTCTGTTTTCCTGCTCTCTATTCTTTGTTGCAACTCTTCATCCATTCTTAAAGCTTTAGCGAAAGATTCAAACTTTTCTTCTAAGCCTTCTTTCTCTATAAAAGTTTCTAAAAGAG
This region of Helicobacter pylori genomic DNA includes:
- a CDS encoding DUF2018 family protein, whose amino-acid sequence is MRDYSELEIFEGNPLDKWNDIIFHASKKLSKKELERLLELLALLETFIEKEGLEEKFESFAKALRMDEELQQRIESRKTDIVIQSMANILSGNE